The following nucleotide sequence is from Sphingomonas panacisoli.
GGACGACGTCGCCCGCTTCCACCATCGACGCGAAGCGGCCGAAGCCCGAGCCCTTGAACTGCTCGGAGACGTCGGTGATCAGGATCGGGTTGCGCAGATCGGGCTTGTCGGATCCGTACTTGAGCATCGATTCCCGGTACGGGATGCGCTTGAACGGCAGCGGGCTGACGGTGCGGCCCTTATCCTGCCAATTCGCGAATTCCTCGAACACGCCGTGCAGCACCGGCTCGATCGCCGCGAACACGTCGTCCTGCGTGACGTAGCTCATCTCGAAATCAAGCTGATAGAACTCGCCGGGCGAACGGTCGGCGCGCGCATCCTCATCGCGGAAGCACGGCGCGATCTGGAAATAGCGGTCGAACCCGGCGACCATCAGCAGCTGCTTGAACATCTGCGGCGCCTGGGGAAGCGCGTAGAACTTGCCCGGATGGACGCGGCTGGGGACCAGATAGTCGCGTGCGCCCTCGGGGCTCGATGCGGTCAGGATCGGCGTCTGGAATTCGGTGAACCCCTGATCGACCATGCGGCGGCGCAGGCTCGAAATGACGTTCGAGCGCAGCACGATATTGGCGTGGAGCTTCTCGCGACGGAGATCGAGGAAGCGGTAGCGCAGGCGGATATCCTCGGGATAATCTGCCTCGCCCGCCACCGGCAGCGGCAATTCCTGCGCCGCCGACTGGATCGTGACGCTCTTTGCGAACACTTCGATTTCGCCGGTCGCGAGGTTGGCGTTTGCCGTGCCCTCGGCGCGCGCCTTCACCGTGCCGTCGATCGTAATAACCGATTCCGCGCGCAACCCTTCGAGGATCGCCAGCGCCGGGCTGTCGCTGTCCGCCACCACCTGGGTGATGCCGTAATGGTCGCGCAGATCGACGAACAGCACGCCGCCATGGTCGCGCTTGCGGTGCACCCAGCCCGACAGTCGGACGTCCTGTCCGACCTCTGCAGCGGTCAGGGCGGCGCAAGTGTGCGAACGATAGGCGTGCATGATCTCTACTCGGTGTGTTGGAAACGGCACAGGGCCGGAAAGCCGATGCGCTTTGTCGCCACACCGCCCTTTGTCAAGCGCGCGCACCTCGCTATGGGGTCAAGATGCATATCCATGGTCTGATCGAGGACAGCGCCGCCCTCGCCAATCTCTGCACGCGGCTCGCCCAATCTCCGTTCGTGTGCGTCGACACCGAATTCATGCGCGAGAGCACGTTCTGGCCGGAGCTTTGCCTGATCCAGATCGCCGACGAGAACGAGGCCGCGGCGATCGATCCGATGCTGCCGGGGATCGATCTGCAGCCCTTGCTCGACCTGTTGGTGAACAACGAGGACGTGCTCAAGGTCTTTCATGCTGGCGGACAAGACATTGAAATCATCTATAATCTAACCGCGAAAACGCCACATCCGCTGTTCGACACGCAGATCGCGGCGATGGCGCTGGGGCAAGGCGAACAGATCGGGTATTCGAACCTGGTCGATAGCTGGCTGGGCATTCAGGTCGACAAGGGCGCCCGGTTCACCGACTGGGCGCGGCGGCCGCTCGAGACGCGCCAGGTCGATTACGCGATCGGCGACGTCACGCATCTCGCCAAGATTTTCCCCAAGATGCTCGCGCGATTGAAGACGACCGGGCGCGGCGCGTGGCTCGATCAGGAAATGGAGCGGATCGCCGATCCCGCCAACTACGCCAACGATCCCGACCTGGCGTGGAAACGCGTGCGCATCGCGGGTCGCAAGCCCGAGGTGCTGGGCCGACTGAAGTCGCTGGCGCGGTGGCGCGAGATGGAAGCGCGGGGCAAGAACCTGCCGCGCGGCCGCATCGTCAAGGACGAGACGCTGGCCGACCTCGCCAGCCACCCGCCGAAGAAGCAGAGCGACCTCGCGCGTGTCCGCGGGCTGTCGGCGACCTGGGCGGGCAACGATATCGGCGGACGGCTGATGGCGGCGCTCGAGGATGCCAAGCCGCTCGGCTCTGCCGAAATGCCGCCGCGCGACGACCGTAAGCCCGGACTCGGCAAGGACGGTGCGCTGGTGGCGGACTTGCTGAAGCTACTGCTCAAGATCCGTTCGCGCGACATCGACGTCGCATCGCGCTTGCTCGCGCGGTCGGAGGAGCTGGAGGCGCTGGCTGCCGGGCAGCGAGACGGGCTCTCGATTCTCGAAGGCTGGCGCTACGACCAGTTCGGCCACGAAGCGCTCGATCTGGTCGAAGGACGGTTGGCCTTCGCGGTGGTCAACGGCAAGCTGCGGATGACGCGGACGGAGGAGACGGCATCGTGAAGGCAATCGCTCTCGCAGCCCTATGTCTGGTCGCGTGCGCGCCGCAGCCGCCATTGGCCGACACATCCGATAAGAAGTGCACGACCGCGCGGCTGGACACATTGGTCGGCAAGAAATTGACGGTCGACCTGATCCACGAATCGATGAAGCGCGCCGGTGTCAAAGACAGTC
It contains:
- the aspS gene encoding aspartate--tRNA ligase, producing the protein MHAYRSHTCAALTAAEVGQDVRLSGWVHRKRDHGGVLFVDLRDHYGITQVVADSDSPALAILEGLRAESVITIDGTVKARAEGTANANLATGEIEVFAKSVTIQSAAQELPLPVAGEADYPEDIRLRYRFLDLRREKLHANIVLRSNVISSLRRRMVDQGFTEFQTPILTASSPEGARDYLVPSRVHPGKFYALPQAPQMFKQLLMVAGFDRYFQIAPCFRDEDARADRSPGEFYQLDFEMSYVTQDDVFAAIEPVLHGVFEEFANWQDKGRTVSPLPFKRIPYRESMLKYGSDKPDLRNPILITDVSEQFKGSGFGRFASMVEAGDVVRALPAPNTAEKSRKFFDDMNSWAQGEGFPGLGYATQKDGVFGGPIANNHGQEGMKAIADALGLGPNDGIFFAAGKEGQAAKLAGLARTRVAEQLELIDANRFEFCWIVDFPMFEYDEDAKKVDFSHNPFSMPQGELEALNTKDPLDILAYQYDIVCNGVELSSGAIRNHRPEIMYKAFEIAGYTQADVDTNFAGMINAFKFGAPPHGGSAPGVDRIVMLLADEPNIREVIVFPMTQKAEDLMMGAPNFATNKQLRELNIRLVEQAGAAKAAPIAEAVDPAAG
- the rnd gene encoding ribonuclease D produces the protein MHIHGLIEDSAALANLCTRLAQSPFVCVDTEFMRESTFWPELCLIQIADENEAAAIDPMLPGIDLQPLLDLLVNNEDVLKVFHAGGQDIEIIYNLTAKTPHPLFDTQIAAMALGQGEQIGYSNLVDSWLGIQVDKGARFTDWARRPLETRQVDYAIGDVTHLAKIFPKMLARLKTTGRGAWLDQEMERIADPANYANDPDLAWKRVRIAGRKPEVLGRLKSLARWREMEARGKNLPRGRIVKDETLADLASHPPKKQSDLARVRGLSATWAGNDIGGRLMAALEDAKPLGSAEMPPRDDRKPGLGKDGALVADLLKLLLKIRSRDIDVASRLLARSEELEALAAGQRDGLSILEGWRYDQFGHEALDLVEGRLAFAVVNGKLRMTRTEETAS
- a CDS encoding I78 family peptidase inhibitor, which translates into the protein MKAIALAALCLVACAPQPPLADTSDKKCTTARLDTLVGKKLTVDLIHESMKRAGVKDSRGIRPGQAVTMDYREDRLNIYTDADGIITRFTCG